In Solanum lycopersicum chromosome 5, SLM_r2.1, the following are encoded in one genomic region:
- the LOC112941466 gene encoding probable WRKY transcription factor 27 produces the protein MEDDHRDIGAIARSCNMNKPNNVVAPKLGLKASHVWNYFDRVLAPGMNSFNGSSESVSLDFPIARQERSYDQVSNQKFYLHSIEPVQFFQQIVVPQPRTAVACVPPTTTQPERIDLQQQLDIGSKIHPNFASSMKSPLTQYTTRKYQSIRLTYELSQEELTNDKWAWSKYGQKYIKGSPFPRNYYKCSTSKQCEAKKQIEKSSKDENIFFVSCSGEHNHDPPMSRRYLASFKNNSKFKIPKSINIFPKESIFNASSSSSKRIKHSTDVASSIIGTKPPLEIGSKNKMLFAVVQNKGDGK, from the exons ATGGAGGATGATCATCGGGATATAGGTGCAATAGCAAGAAGTTGTAATATGAATAAACCTAACAATGTTGTAGCTCCTAAATTAGGTTTGAAAGCATCTCATGTTTGGAATTATTTTGACAGAGTTTTAGCTCCTGGCATGAATAGTTTTAATGGTTCATCTGAAAGTGTTTCTTTAGATTTTCCAATAGCTCGTCAGGAAAGATCATATGATCAGGTTAGCAACCAGAAATTCTACTTGCATTCAATTGAACCAGTTCAATTTTTCCAACAAATCGTTGTTCCTCAACCTCGAACAGCGGTGGCATGTGTTCCACCAACTACAACACAGCCAGAACGGATAGATCTACAACAACAACTCGATATAGGGTCTAAAATTCATCCTAATTTTGCTTCTTCTATGAAGAGTCCTTTGACCCAATATACAACAAG GAAATATCAGTCGATAAGGCTTACCTATGAATTATCGCAAGAGGAACTCACAAATGACAAATGGGCATGGAGCAAGTATGGTCAAAAGTATATAAAAGGTTCCCCATTTCCAAG GAATTACTATAAGTGTAGCACATCAAAACAATGCGAAGCAAAGAAACAAATTGAGAAAAGCTCAAAGGATGAGAACATTTTCTTTGTATCTTGTTCCGGTGAACACAATCATGATCCACCCATGAGCCGTAGATATCTTGCTAGCTTCAAAAATAATTCCAAATTCAAGATTCCAAAAAGCATAAATATTTTTCCCAAAGAATCAATCTTTaatgcatcatcatcatcgtccaAGCGCATTAAGCATTCAACAGATGTTGCTTCTTCAATTATCGGAACTAAGCCTCCACTTGAAATCGGGAGCAAAAACAAAATGCTTTTTGCGGTCGTGCAGAACAAGGGTGATGGTAAATAA